One genomic region from Muriicola soli encodes:
- a CDS encoding metallophosphoesterase yields the protein MSSSKRLSRAYKNAHTVLFDDSSRFVFFSDCHRGDNSFADDFANNRNIYFHALTHYYKEGFQYFELGDGDELWENTSFKELFDAHKNVYLLLRKFFMGNRLHMIWGNHDMVYKDEDYVKKHLSTYFDPVDEIDKPLFPDLDVHEALILKHRNSGQEIFLIHGHQADWWNYTFWRWGRFLVRVLWRPLQVWGIADPTSPAKNYKELIKVERRIKKWILQNNSLITLAGHTHRPRFASPGGIPFFNDGSCVHPRSITGIEIKGGEIELIKWHIATKEDGTLQIVKVVLEGPKKLQDYHKK from the coding sequence ATGTCCTCTTCAAAAAGGCTAAGTAGAGCTTACAAAAATGCACATACGGTGCTTTTTGATGATTCCTCCAGGTTCGTCTTCTTTAGTGATTGTCATCGCGGAGACAATAGCTTTGCCGATGACTTTGCCAATAATAGAAATATTTATTTTCATGCCCTGACTCATTATTACAAGGAAGGATTTCAATATTTTGAACTGGGAGACGGCGATGAATTATGGGAAAACACAAGTTTTAAGGAACTTTTTGATGCCCATAAAAACGTGTATCTTTTACTGCGGAAATTCTTTATGGGCAACCGGCTTCATATGATATGGGGTAATCACGATATGGTCTATAAAGATGAGGATTACGTAAAAAAACATCTGAGCACGTATTTTGACCCTGTCGATGAGATCGATAAGCCCCTATTCCCCGATCTGGATGTACATGAGGCCTTGATTCTCAAACACCGAAACAGCGGGCAAGAGATATTTTTAATCCATGGTCATCAGGCTGACTGGTGGAATTACACCTTCTGGCGCTGGGGCCGATTTCTGGTTCGTGTATTGTGGAGGCCACTGCAAGTCTGGGGCATCGCAGACCCAACAAGTCCGGCCAAGAATTACAAGGAACTCATCAAAGTTGAACGTCGTATTAAAAAGTGGATCCTACAGAATAATTCACTGATTACCTTAGCCGGCCATACCCACAGACCCCGCTTTGCCAGTCCGGGGGGCATTCCATTCTTTAACGATGGCAGTTGTGTACATCCCAGAAGTATCACCGGAATTGAAATTAAAGGAGGAGAAATTGAACTGATCAAGTGGCATATAGCAACCAAAGAAGACGGAACTCTTCAGATCGTGAAAGTAGTCTTAGAAGGACCAAAAAAACTACAGGATTATCACAAAAAATAA
- a CDS encoding energy transducer TonB produces MVLDLVQAVDDLKEDAPVTEMIKTPPPPPPPAAPEVIEVVEDTEEIEETIIESTETSQDAVVDEVIEVDDVEVGEEEEEITVPFAIIENVPVFPGCESAKNNEERKLCFQEKIQEHIIKEFTYPPAALELGIQGRVFIQFVIDSKGNIGSIRMRGPDKNLEKEAHRIVASLPRMTPGSQRGKAVSVPYSIPINFIIQ; encoded by the coding sequence GTGGTTCTGGATCTGGTTCAGGCCGTCGATGATCTAAAAGAAGATGCTCCAGTAACGGAGATGATCAAAACACCCCCTCCACCTCCGCCTCCTGCTGCGCCTGAAGTAATTGAAGTAGTAGAAGATACTGAGGAAATAGAAGAGACAATTATAGAAAGTACTGAAACAAGTCAGGATGCTGTGGTTGATGAAGTGATTGAAGTGGACGATGTTGAAGTTGGGGAAGAAGAGGAGGAAATTACGGTACCCTTCGCAATCATTGAGAATGTTCCGGTATTTCCTGGATGTGAATCCGCAAAAAACAACGAAGAGCGAAAGTTATGCTTTCAGGAGAAGATCCAGGAACATATCATCAAAGAATTTACCTATCCTCCGGCAGCTCTTGAATTGGGGATACAGGGGAGAGTATTTATTCAATTTGTGATTGATTCTAAAGGTAATATTGGTAGTATCAGGATGAGGGGCCCTGATAAAAACCTGGAAAAAGAAGCGCATCGTATTGTGGCATCACTTCCGCGAATGACACCGGGGAGTCAACGAGGTAAAGCTGTTTCCGTACCTTATAGTATTCCAATTAATTTTATCATTCAGTAG
- a CDS encoding Gfo/Idh/MocA family protein, translating to MKWTRRDILKGLGGLPILGTVWWAGTANALIKSKDRSEILEQLQIEPSLPSALPEIGGEPIRIGIIGFGIRGEQLCRALGFATKEWIEQMKEEERLNGNTQLREFLDQEKLNLKITGVCDIFDVRAENVIASFSTPENKVKRFSTHQEMIRSGEVDAVIIATPDHWHAPMAIEALNNGVHAYVEKPMTHTVEETYSLREAAKNSKAHLMVGHQHRQTLSFKTASDIIDKKVLGHVSVVQTFTNRNDDNGAWNYDIHEKASEQTIDWDLFLGSAPKIPFNKNHFFRWRKWWAYGSGLSGDLLTHDYDRLNCVLNMGIPKYITASGGIYTHNDGRNVPDVLQVNMDFPDFSTGSTQVKGKEKGMTFTYNATLGNGFNRPTILMGHDASMELGNNLTIWPDGGSTKYAEMIEEGKMKPNVPIYHYNPGANVPDAVSSATSQYFADKGLMWTYIDGVRVNSTYLHLREWLSAIRNGGTLSCGIKEGFDEAITAHMTGLAYKLGRRIEWDHQEERIVPIEGINFDEILLSSV from the coding sequence ATGAAATGGACAAGACGCGACATCTTAAAAGGACTCGGTGGATTACCAATCCTCGGAACCGTATGGTGGGCTGGAACAGCAAACGCCTTGATAAAAAGTAAGGATCGTTCTGAAATCCTTGAACAGCTGCAAATTGAACCATCATTGCCATCGGCACTACCCGAAATTGGGGGTGAGCCAATACGCATAGGGATTATCGGATTTGGTATCCGGGGAGAACAATTATGCAGGGCTCTGGGCTTTGCTACCAAAGAGTGGATAGAACAGATGAAAGAGGAGGAAAGACTCAACGGCAATACGCAGCTTAGGGAATTTCTTGACCAGGAAAAATTAAACCTGAAAATCACTGGAGTTTGCGACATCTTTGACGTACGTGCAGAAAATGTAATTGCTTCATTTTCAACTCCTGAAAATAAGGTTAAACGATTTAGCACACATCAGGAAATGATCAGAAGTGGAGAGGTTGATGCTGTTATTATAGCCACCCCGGATCACTGGCATGCTCCCATGGCTATTGAAGCTCTTAATAATGGAGTACACGCCTACGTTGAAAAGCCAATGACTCATACCGTTGAAGAGACCTATAGTCTCAGGGAAGCAGCGAAAAACTCAAAAGCTCATTTGATGGTAGGTCATCAACACAGGCAAACCTTAAGTTTTAAGACGGCCAGTGATATTATCGATAAAAAGGTGCTTGGACATGTTTCGGTAGTACAGACATTTACCAACAGAAATGATGATAACGGAGCATGGAATTATGACATTCACGAAAAGGCCAGTGAGCAAACCATCGATTGGGATTTGTTTTTGGGAAGTGCCCCCAAAATTCCTTTCAACAAAAATCACTTTTTCAGGTGGCGCAAATGGTGGGCTTATGGGTCCGGTCTTTCAGGGGATTTACTTACCCACGACTATGATCGTCTGAATTGTGTATTGAATATGGGGATTCCTAAATACATCACTGCCTCAGGCGGTATTTACACGCACAATGACGGGCGTAATGTTCCCGACGTCCTTCAGGTAAATATGGATTTTCCTGATTTCAGTACGGGGAGTACCCAAGTAAAGGGGAAGGAAAAAGGAATGACCTTCACCTATAATGCCACTTTAGGTAATGGATTCAATAGACCAACTATTCTTATGGGGCATGACGCCTCGATGGAACTGGGGAACAATCTTACCATCTGGCCTGATGGAGGGTCCACAAAATATGCCGAAATGATCGAAGAGGGTAAAATGAAACCCAATGTTCCCATATATCATTACAATCCCGGAGCAAATGTGCCAGATGCAGTCTCATCGGCCACTTCTCAGTATTTCGCGGATAAAGGCCTGATGTGGACATATATTGACGGAGTTCGTGTGAATTCTACCTATTTACACCTGCGGGAATGGCTTAGTGCCATTCGCAATGGGGGTACACTGAGCTGTGGAATAAAAGAAGGTTTTGATGAGGCGATTACCGCCCACATGACAGGCCTGGCCTATAAATTGGGCAGGAGAATTGAATGGGACCACCAAGAAGAACGAATAGTACCCATTGAAGGAATAAACTTTGACGAGATATTGCTTTCCAGCGTCTGA
- a CDS encoding DoxX family protein produces the protein MTDILKRESLLKSVVLLRILIGWHFLYEGVIKLFNPDWTSFGYLATAQGPFKSVFIALTNEATMGPVDTLNTLVLIFVGVTLILGIFEKWGAIAGMGLLALYYFAHPPFPWLEQQNVEGSYWFVNKNLIEIAALWILVQIPTGSYFGLNFLLKKESETIKTPQS, from the coding sequence ATGACCGATATTCTTAAAAGAGAATCGCTCCTAAAAAGCGTGGTTCTTTTACGTATCCTTATTGGGTGGCACTTTCTGTATGAAGGGGTCATAAAGCTCTTTAATCCAGACTGGACTTCTTTCGGATACCTCGCTACTGCACAGGGCCCCTTTAAATCTGTATTTATTGCACTTACCAATGAAGCAACGATGGGCCCTGTAGATACCCTCAATACCTTGGTTCTCATTTTTGTTGGAGTTACCTTAATACTCGGCATTTTTGAAAAATGGGGGGCAATTGCGGGTATGGGACTACTCGCTTTGTATTATTTTGCCCATCCTCCCTTTCCTTGGCTGGAACAACAAAATGTGGAAGGCAGCTATTGGTTTGTCAATAAGAATTTGATTGAAATAGCAGCGCTGTGGATCTTAGTTCAGATTCCTACGGGATCTTACTTTGGATTAAATTTTCTCCTGAAGAAAGAATCAGAAACGATAAAAACACCTCAATCATGA
- a CDS encoding aminotransferase class V-fold PLP-dependent enzyme: protein MDKRSFLQKMGQAALITPFLPLSLKASNSQKRGTYALDDDDEFWQRIRVDYALKPDYINLENGYYNIAPIPTIQKFHKHVEQVNYEGSHYMRTVQWDNKKRIANRLARLVGCEDDELIITRNTTESLDLIIGGYPWEKGDEAVFAVQDYGAMREHFKLISKRYGVVTKTISLPNHPGSDEEIVSLYESQIGPKTKLMMICHMVNITGQILPVRKICDMAHSHGVEVMVDGAHCVGHIEVNIKELHCDYYGSSLHKWMSTPLGAGILFVARQNISKIWPLLAEHHREPDDISRLNHIGTHPVHTDLTINDALDYLDLIGLERKENRLRYLQRYWSDTLRENKNIVINTPVEKHRSCGIANVGIRNMRPSELAKTLLDEFKIFTVAIDQNNVQGCRITPNVYTTTDELDEFIKAMNILAGRT, encoded by the coding sequence ATGGATAAAAGATCTTTTTTACAGAAAATGGGACAGGCTGCCCTAATTACCCCCTTTCTTCCCTTATCCCTGAAGGCCTCAAATTCACAAAAACGCGGGACATACGCACTCGATGACGACGATGAATTTTGGCAGCGAATCAGGGTCGATTACGCTCTAAAGCCGGATTACATCAACCTGGAAAACGGATACTACAATATTGCTCCCATTCCCACGATTCAGAAATTCCACAAGCATGTTGAACAAGTGAATTACGAAGGCTCACATTATATGCGAACTGTTCAATGGGATAATAAAAAGAGGATAGCCAACCGCCTTGCAAGATTGGTAGGTTGTGAGGATGACGAATTAATTATCACCAGGAATACTACTGAATCCCTGGATTTGATCATCGGAGGATATCCATGGGAAAAAGGTGACGAGGCTGTTTTTGCGGTGCAGGATTACGGTGCAATGCGGGAGCATTTTAAACTCATTTCTAAGAGATACGGTGTGGTAACCAAAACGATTTCATTACCGAACCATCCGGGTTCTGATGAGGAAATTGTGTCTTTGTATGAATCTCAGATAGGGCCAAAAACAAAATTGATGATGATCTGCCACATGGTAAATATTACCGGGCAGATCCTTCCAGTGAGAAAAATCTGTGACATGGCCCATAGCCATGGGGTGGAAGTCATGGTTGATGGGGCCCATTGCGTGGGTCACATCGAAGTTAATATAAAAGAACTCCATTGCGATTACTACGGTTCAAGTCTGCACAAATGGATGAGTACCCCGCTAGGGGCAGGGATATTATTTGTTGCCAGGCAGAATATTTCCAAGATATGGCCGCTCCTGGCAGAACATCACAGAGAACCTGATGATATAAGTCGACTTAACCATATCGGCACCCATCCGGTGCATACGGACCTCACTATTAATGACGCCTTGGATTACCTTGACCTCATTGGTTTAGAACGAAAGGAGAATCGGTTGAGATACCTTCAGCGCTATTGGAGTGATACTCTCAGGGAAAACAAAAACATCGTAATTAATACTCCGGTTGAGAAGCATAGGAGTTGTGGGATAGCCAACGTTGGGATCCGAAATATGAGGCCTTCAGAATTGGCTAAAACACTACTGGATGAGTTTAAAATATTTACCGTGGCTATTGATCAAAACAATGTTCAGGGCTGCCGAATAACACCCAACGTTTATACCACCACGGATGAGTTGGATGAATTTATTAAAGCTATGAATATTCTGGCAGGACGAACTTGA
- a CDS encoding gluconate:H+ symporter: MPLLIVIVGIFILFLLIARWKLNPFITFILVSLFVGIAEGMDLETVINSIEQGIGNTLGFLVMILGFGAMLGKLVADSGAAQRITSKLIEKFGKTNIQWALVLTGFIVGIPLFYSVGFVILVPLVFTVAARTGLPLLYVGLPMLASLSVTHGYLPPHPAPTAITVMFDADMGKTLIYGIIVAIPAIVIAGPFFSRTLKNIHASPLKEFVNPKILSDDEMPGMGISVLTALLPILLIGLATIADLLIVQDFVLKKIILFLGNPVIAMLISVLVAIYTLGLARGKKMKEVMDSVGSSISGITMVLLIIAGAGALKQVLIDSGVSQYIADLLQGSSLSPLFLAWLIATVIRVSVGSATVAGLTAAGIVMPMIETTGVSPELMVLAIGSGSLMLSHVNDSGFWLFKEYFNLSVKDTLKSWTLMETTVGVVGLFGVLILNQFI, from the coding sequence ATGCCTTTATTGATAGTCATTGTCGGTATTTTCATTCTTTTCCTCCTCATTGCCCGGTGGAAACTAAATCCTTTTATCACCTTTATTCTCGTATCTCTTTTTGTAGGTATTGCCGAAGGGATGGACCTGGAAACCGTCATCAACTCCATAGAACAGGGAATTGGGAACACCTTGGGCTTTCTGGTTATGATCCTGGGGTTTGGTGCAATGTTGGGCAAATTAGTGGCCGATAGCGGTGCTGCCCAGCGTATCACTTCCAAATTGATCGAAAAATTTGGTAAAACTAACATACAGTGGGCTCTGGTTCTTACCGGTTTTATCGTTGGTATTCCTCTGTTTTATTCGGTGGGTTTTGTTATTCTTGTGCCCTTGGTTTTTACTGTAGCTGCCAGGACCGGACTTCCGCTACTCTATGTTGGATTGCCCATGCTGGCATCTCTATCTGTTACCCACGGGTATCTTCCGCCACATCCGGCTCCAACTGCGATTACGGTAATGTTTGATGCAGATATGGGCAAGACGCTTATTTATGGCATCATTGTGGCCATACCTGCTATCGTAATTGCAGGGCCTTTTTTCTCACGTACCTTGAAAAATATACATGCCTCACCCTTAAAGGAATTTGTCAATCCCAAAATTCTGAGTGATGATGAAATGCCTGGAATGGGGATTAGTGTCTTAACAGCTCTGTTACCCATTCTCCTGATTGGTTTAGCCACTATCGCCGATTTGTTGATCGTTCAGGATTTTGTTTTGAAAAAAATAATACTCTTTTTAGGGAATCCGGTAATCGCAATGCTCATTTCTGTTTTGGTAGCTATATATACCCTTGGGTTGGCAAGAGGAAAAAAAATGAAGGAAGTAATGGATTCCGTAGGCAGCTCTATCTCGGGCATAACTATGGTATTATTAATCATAGCAGGGGCAGGAGCACTGAAACAAGTTCTGATTGATAGCGGGGTTAGTCAATATATCGCCGATTTGCTCCAGGGGTCTTCCCTTTCTCCCTTGTTCCTCGCTTGGTTAATAGCCACAGTGATCAGGGTCTCAGTAGGCTCGGCAACGGTTGCCGGACTCACAGCTGCGGGCATTGTGATGCCTATGATTGAAACTACCGGTGTAAGTCCTGAATTGATGGTCCTGGCTATTGGTTCAGGTAGCCTGATGCTTTCCCATGTAAACGACAGCGGATTTTGGTTGTTTAAAGAATACTTTAATCTGTCTGTGAAAGATACATTAAAAAGCTGGACACTTATGGAAACTACCGTAGGAGTAGTTGGCCTTTTTGGGGTCTTAATCCTTAATCAATTTATATAA
- a CDS encoding RidA family protein, translated as MSISPSKRISELGLVLPPAPPPAGLYKPVLLVDGFLYISGQGPMKVDGTYITGKVGDTLSLGEAKLAAEQVGLTMLATITTHFGDIDRIKRLVKTLGMVNSTPEFDQHPLVINGFSELMADIFGTENGVGVRSAVGMTLPGQVAVEIEAMFQLH; from the coding sequence ATGAGCATTTCACCATCAAAACGAATAAGCGAGCTCGGGCTTGTTTTACCCCCCGCTCCACCTCCGGCCGGACTTTATAAACCGGTTCTTTTAGTTGACGGTTTCCTGTATATTTCGGGGCAGGGACCTATGAAGGTAGACGGCACCTACATTACAGGCAAAGTTGGAGATACCCTCTCGCTTGGAGAGGCGAAACTTGCAGCAGAACAGGTAGGACTTACAATGCTCGCAACAATTACTACCCATTTTGGAGATATCGATCGAATTAAACGGCTGGTAAAGACATTGGGAATGGTAAATTCCACTCCCGAATTTGACCAACACCCTCTTGTTATTAATGGGTTTAGTGAGCTGATGGCAGATATCTTCGGGACTGAAAACGGAGTGGGCGTTAGGAGTGCCGTAGGTATGACTCTTCCCGGACAGGTAGCCGTTGAGATCGAAGCCATGTTCCAACTTCATTAA
- a CDS encoding D-TA family PLP-dependent enzyme, with amino-acid sequence MITKAWYRIDEEEQVFSPNLLIYPSRIEQNIQTMVNMVGDPSKLRPHIKTHKMAEVIQLQIKYGITKFKCATIAEAELLGLQNAADVLLAMQPVGPNILRFYTLISKFPQTKFSTLVDNEDSLNEIEKVAKERRSKASLYLDLNVGMDRTGVKPGKKAAEIFRKLADSKFLEAAGLHVYDGHIRHPKIEDRERECDAAFKKVLDFKHHLETEGYPVPEIIAGGSPTFPIHAKRQNVISSPGTTLLWDARYGGAFKDMDFIPAAVLISRVISKPAPDIFCLDLGHKAVAPEMDFPRVHIYGLEDCEQISQSEEHLVLRSTSKSTVKIGQVFYAVPIHVCPTVAKYPEGLTVEGGKITGKWKVAARNYSLVI; translated from the coding sequence ATGATAACCAAAGCCTGGTACAGAATCGACGAGGAAGAACAGGTATTTTCACCGAATCTGTTGATATACCCCTCCAGAATTGAACAAAATATTCAGACCATGGTCAACATGGTGGGAGATCCGAGCAAACTTCGGCCGCATATTAAAACACATAAAATGGCTGAGGTGATTCAATTGCAAATCAAATATGGCATTACCAAATTTAAATGTGCTACCATAGCCGAAGCAGAACTTCTAGGTCTGCAGAATGCAGCAGATGTGCTCTTGGCCATGCAGCCGGTAGGGCCTAATATTTTAAGGTTTTATACCCTTATTTCGAAATTTCCTCAAACCAAGTTTTCTACCCTTGTGGATAATGAAGATAGCCTGAATGAGATTGAAAAAGTGGCAAAGGAACGGCGCTCTAAGGCTTCCCTATACCTGGATCTAAATGTAGGCATGGATCGTACCGGAGTAAAGCCTGGAAAAAAGGCCGCAGAGATTTTTAGAAAATTAGCGGATAGCAAATTTTTAGAGGCAGCCGGACTGCATGTTTATGACGGGCATATCAGACATCCCAAGATCGAAGATAGGGAGAGAGAATGCGATGCCGCCTTTAAAAAAGTGCTGGATTTTAAACATCACTTAGAAACGGAGGGATACCCCGTTCCCGAAATCATCGCAGGGGGTTCCCCTACATTTCCAATTCACGCGAAGAGGCAAAATGTCATCAGCAGCCCAGGAACTACGCTCTTGTGGGATGCCCGCTATGGTGGGGCTTTTAAAGACATGGACTTTATTCCGGCTGCCGTATTGATTAGTAGAGTGATTAGCAAACCTGCTCCTGATATTTTTTGTCTTGATCTCGGCCATAAAGCCGTGGCTCCTGAGATGGATTTCCCCAGAGTTCACATTTATGGCCTGGAAGATTGTGAGCAGATTAGTCAGAGTGAAGAACATCTTGTCTTGCGAAGTACTTCGAAGTCGACTGTAAAAATAGGTCAGGTTTTTTATGCTGTCCCAATACATGTCTGCCCAACGGTCGCGAAATACCCGGAAGGATTGACCGTTGAAGGGGGTAAGATTACTGGGAAATGGAAGGTAGCCGCGAGAAATTACAGCTTAGTTATTTAA
- a CDS encoding dipeptidase: MLIFDAHLDLAMNAVEWNRNLLWSVEDIREAEHGKSDKPDRGKNTVSLDAMRKGNIGICVATQIARYVKKTNPLPGWNSPHQAWAHTQGQLAWYRAMEEIGEMTQIANVNELNAHLKLWHSKSSEKKPIGYILSLEGADSIVSMGHLERAYEQGLRAVGPAHYGPGTYAFGTNSDGGIGEKGRELLREMERLNLILDLTHLCDQSFWETMDMYKGPLWASHSNCRTLVNHNRQFSDEQILELISREAVIGVALDAWMMVPDWVKGKSTPEAMKVTLDTMVDHIDHICQLAGNSLHAGIGTDLDGGFGKEQCPSDLNTIADLQKIPELLEKRGYSEDDIQNIMHRNFLRFLQEAWQLP; encoded by the coding sequence ATGTTAATTTTTGACGCACACCTAGACCTCGCCATGAATGCAGTGGAATGGAACAGAAATTTACTGTGGTCCGTTGAAGACATTCGAGAGGCAGAGCATGGGAAAAGCGATAAGCCAGACCGTGGAAAGAACACTGTTTCTCTGGATGCGATGCGAAAAGGAAATATAGGTATTTGTGTCGCTACCCAAATCGCACGGTATGTAAAAAAGACTAATCCTTTACCGGGATGGAATTCGCCGCATCAGGCATGGGCGCATACTCAGGGCCAATTAGCCTGGTATCGCGCTATGGAGGAGATAGGCGAGATGACCCAGATCGCCAATGTAAATGAATTGAATGCTCACCTCAAATTATGGCATTCAAAATCGTCTGAAAAAAAACCCATTGGGTATATACTCAGTTTGGAAGGTGCAGATTCGATTGTTAGTATGGGTCATTTAGAGAGGGCATATGAACAGGGATTAAGGGCGGTAGGACCTGCTCATTACGGCCCCGGGACCTATGCTTTTGGGACCAATTCTGATGGTGGAATCGGGGAAAAAGGCAGGGAATTACTACGGGAGATGGAAAGATTGAATCTCATTCTCGATCTAACCCATCTGTGCGATCAGAGTTTTTGGGAAACCATGGATATGTACAAGGGTCCTCTCTGGGCCAGTCACAGCAATTGCCGGACGCTGGTTAATCACAACAGACAATTCTCTGATGAGCAAATCCTTGAATTGATCTCAAGGGAAGCCGTAATTGGAGTTGCACTGGATGCCTGGATGATGGTTCCTGATTGGGTAAAAGGTAAATCCACTCCCGAAGCCATGAAGGTGACCTTAGATACCATGGTTGATCATATTGACCATATTTGCCAGCTTGCAGGCAATTCACTTCATGCCGGGATTGGCACTGATCTCGATGGGGGATTTGGGAAAGAACAATGCCCCAGTGATTTGAACACCATTGCAGATCTTCAAAAAATCCCCGAATTGCTTGAAAAAAGGGGGTATTCAGAAGATGACATTCAAAATATTATGCACAGAAACTTCCTGCGATTTCTGCAAGAAGCCTGGCAACTACCTTAA